TATCCGATGTATTGGCTGAGCTTTTGAGCGAGTTCTTTGAGGTTCAACGGTTTGGGCAAATAATCATCACACCCTGCTTGCAGAGCCCGTTCTTTATCGCCTACCATCGCATGAGCGGTAAGGGCAATAACGGGAATATCACGCAAAGTTTCGTCTGCTTTGATAATGCGTGTCGCTGTCCAACCATCCATTCGTGGCAGCGACAAATCCATTAAGATGAGGTCGGGGCGTTCTTGCTGGGCAAGCGCCACACCCTGGTCACCATCGGTGGCTGTAATGACGTCTAACTCCAACGACCCCAACACATCCAGCATCAAAGTCAGGTTATCTTCATTATCTTCTACTACAAGAACGCGCTTCATGTCGTATTACCCTTGCATGTACTGCGGCATGTACTGCGTACAGCCGTTACTTGGCAGAGGCGTCTTTCCGTCGGAACGTTGACCTGGGAGAGATCTGGGTAATTTCATTCCCGCTAGTTGATTCGCTACTTACAGAACCGTCTATCGAACTCAAGTAGTCGATCAACTCGCCCGCTTCTGCGGTGATCTCTTCATATCCACAGATGTCACAACTATACAGTGAGACATCCGGCAACTGAAAGAGCTGTCCCTGTACCTTGGCGACCAGTGTCACCGGGCGAACCCGACGCTGGCCGATCTGGCAATTTGGGCACCAATCCTGCTTTTTATGTTGTGTGGGACTTGTCATGACTCATCTACCTCGACAGGCTGCGTACTATGAAAAGCATCTTCGTGTTGGATCACACCGAATTCCGATATGGGCCAGTAACGAAATAGAACACGCCCAACAATATGGTCAATCGTTACCGGGCCAAAACTTCTTGAATCTGTACTATGGTTGCGATTATCGCCCATAACAAAGTATTCATCTGGCCCTAGCGTAACGGTGCGATCTGAGCAGCTGAAAGTCCCGCATTCTTCATAAGTATACGACTCTTTAAGCTGTTGACCGTTGACGTACACTTGCTGATCCCGAATTTCCACCGTATCACCGGGTAATCCGATCACCCGTTTAATGAGCATAATGCCAACTTCGCTGGGGCGCATAGAATTAAAAACAATGACATCACTATAAGTTGGCGTATCAAAGAGATAATTTAATCGACTTACGATGAGACGATCCCCATTTTGAAAGGAAGGCTCCATACTACGCCCTTCTACCAATGAACGTGGAATCGCCATATCAAACAAGACCGTCACCACAACGACGAAAATAACCGTTCGTAAAATTTCCGCTAAGAGGCCGCTCGTACGCAAGCGCGGCTTGAGCCTTGGCACAGGCAGATATTCCGTTTCGACAGGACCATAACCCAGAGGATTACGGCTTAGCGACGGATTTTGCTCTTTTTCTGGCATCACAGCCATACAACAGCCTTTTACTTTGCGTACTGCCAAAGAATGAGATCAAAGTGTTCATCAGGTCTATGGGTCAGGCTGGTGGCCGTTACTCTAACAGCCCCAGAGCATCCAACGGCCAATAACGCAAAATGACTCGGCCAATGATATGATCCAGCGTCACAGCACCATAGTCTCTAGAATCATAGCTGTGGTTACGGTTATCCCCCATGACGAAATATTCATCTTCGCCAAGCTCAACACGTTCATCCGGGCAGTTATAGGTGGCGCAGGCTTCATTGATATAATCTTCCTCAATTTCCTGCCCATTGAGGTAGACACGTTGATCACGCAACTCAATCGTATCCCCTGGCACACCAATAACGCGCTTGATAATCATCGTATTTGGCTCATTGGGGCTCATCGAATTGAAGACAATGAAATCATTGTGATCTGGTTTGTCAAATAAATAGTGGACGCGGCTCACAATGAGCCGATCACCATCATGGAAAGTTGGGACCATACTGCGCCCCTCGACCAGAGAACGCGGGATAGCCAGATCAAACAAGACCGTCACCACAATAACGAAGATCACAGTGCGCAATGTTTCGCCCAGGAACCCGCGCACATGTAAGCGTGGCTTACGTCGTGGCTCTGACGGCTGGCTGGCTTCCTGACTCGCTTCTGGCGATGGTCCTGGTTTAGCTGGCACAGGGATCACCGTGACAGGCCCTTCACCATCAGCCAGGGCTTCATTATCACGAGCAATCACGTCATTACGCGCCGATACCGCCTCTTGCACAGGCGGCGTCACAGATTGCTCTGTAGCATCTTCTGCATCTGTTGTGCCATAAGAGGCATCCGCATCAGACGGTGCATCACGCTGTACACGATTTGTATTTTCAGGGTCATTCGCTGCTTTTTGTTGATCAGCGTCATTCATGAAATCCAAAGTTTTACGCCTTTACTTAATCGGAGTAAGCATAGCGATGCATCAAACCCAGATCTTCCAGAGGCCAATAGCGGAATACCACTTCACCAATGATGAATTGGCGGTTCACAGGACCAAATATTCTGGAATCACTGCTTCGATTGCGATTATCCCCCATCATAAAAAATTCATCCGGCGCCAATTGCCAGATGCTATCCGGGCAGTTCCCCACTGAGCAGGGCTCATTGATATAAGGCTCATACAGTTCCTGCCCATTAACGTAGACCTGCGTATCGCGTATTTCGACCGTATCGCCAGGGACACCGATCACACGCTTGATATAGTCTTCGTTAGTGTTATCCGGGAAGTGAAAGACAACAATATCGCCCAGTTGCGGCTCGCCTAATAAATAATTGACGCGGCTGACGATCAAAAACTCACTATTGTGGAAGTTCGGTTCCATACTGGCGCCATCAACCACATAGCGCACACTCGCCATATTGATGAGCGCATATATCGCCAATATGAGAATCACACGGTCGAGCAGTTCTCGCAGGAAAGCCGGCGCGCGCAATTTAGGACGCGGCAAAGGAGCGTAATCAACCATCAAATGTTGTATCTCGCCATAACGACTGGCATGAACAGGAATGCTGCTTTTCCATCAGGTGTGGGTACTGCAACATGTAGTATCCATTGTGGCATAAATTGCATTATAGTAAGCTCTCTTATATGGTGCAATGCTCAGAATAAGGCTTAGAAACTTAACAAACAATTGATTTTCAATGTGTACATTTCAATAAATTAAGCGATATACTGTTTTATAATAAGGTTATATGCGATACTAAAGCTGATAACTTAGAAACCGGATCCATTATGCAGGTCATGCAGCAGGAAGAAATTGCCGTTCAAGAAAAGATCTTGGTAGTCGATGATGGTCAAGATATGCTTGACTTCGTCGTCGAACATGTCCTCCAACCTGCAGGTTACCATTATGTCCTGGCACACGATGGCCGTGAGGGGCTGAAGATGGCTGTCCAGCATCAGCCAGATCTCATTTTGCTGGATTTCCATATGCCACGCATGAATGGCGCTCAACTATTAGAACAGTTGAACCGTAACAACATTGATATTCCGGTTATTCTGATGACGTCCAAAGGCTCAGAAGACATCGCGATTGAAGTCTACCGCTTGGGCGTCAAAGATTATGTGCGTAAGCCCTTCTACCCGGAAGAAATGCTTGAAGCTATTGAATATGCCCTGGCAGAAACACGCCTGCGTAAAGAAAAAGAAGCCCTGACGCGGCGTATCTTGCGGGCAAACCAGGAGTTACAACACCGTGTACAGCAGCTACACACCCTTTATGAAGTCGGTAAAAATGTGACTTCCATTATCGACATGAAGGACTTGCTGCCGCGCATCGTAGAAGCCGCCACGCGCATCTCTCATGCAGAAGAAGGCCAGCTCTCTTTGCTGATTGATGGACGCCTTTGCTGTCGTGCAGAAGTCAACCAGACGATGCACCACGCCCGTTCCTGCGACAAAGTCGTCAACGATAGCATCGCCCGCCACGTCATCCAAACACAATCCGCCCTACTTCTAGGCCCGGAGCAACTGCGTAAACAGGAAGCACAGCCGATTGCGATGGCCTATGCGCCCCTCATCATGAAGGGCAACGTCATGGGCGTCCTGAGCGTCGCCAATTACACGGCCAGCTCGCGCGAGTTCAATCCCGGTGACCGTGAACTACTGGAAGCTCTGAGCGACTATGCTGCTGTCGCTATCCAGAACAGCAGGCACTATCACGAACTGGAAGCCAGCAAACAGCAAGTCCAGGCGACATTTGAGCGTTTTGTGCCGCCCTCAGTCGTACAACAAGCCCTCGCCCGGCCAGAAGGCGTCGAATTAGGCGGCCATCGGCAAGAAATCAGCGTGCTATTTGCCGATATTCGTGGCTATACCGCCTGGAGCGAAAACGCTGCCCCAGAACAGGTCATGGAGACGTTAAATCACTATCTCAACCTGGCGGCAGGGGTCGTCATTGGCTGGAACGGGACGCTCGACAAATTCATGGGGGATGGGCTCATGGCGATATTCAACGCCCCCAACGCCATGGAAAACCATGTCCACTATGCGACAGAAGCGGCCCTGGCGATGATGCATGCCGCCCATGAAGTCAATGCACAGCACGGCTATAAACTTTCTTATAGTATTGGCGTAAATGTGGGCGAAGCTGTCGTGGGCTACATCGGCAATAAAGATGCGATGAACTACACAGCTATTGGGGATACCGTCAACCTGGCAAAGCGCCTGCAAGAATATGCCAAACCCGGCCAGATTCTCATTGATGAATCCGTCGCCAAGCGCCTTGGCAAGCTTATCAAAGCCAAGCCACTTGCTAAAATGCGCGTCAAAGGTCGTCAGCAGCCCACAATCGCTTATGAACTCATCGACCTGAGGCCAATGCGCTAGGCCCATTACACCTTCATGCTCCGGGCCTACCGTTATCGAACCTACTCTTCGTTATTCTTGCGCTCTCTAAAGCTCAGACGAATAGGCGTTCCCTCGAAGGAAAACGATTCTCGTATGCGGTTTTCAAGGTAGCGCTCATACGTAAAGTGCAGCAAGCGCTTATCGTTGATGTGGAACAGGAATAACGGCGGATCTGTGCGGACCTGCGTCGCATAGAAAATCTTTAGACGGCGCACACCCCGGTTCGGCGGCGCATGTCTTTCAAGTGCATCGCGCACAAGCTGGTTTAACTCAGATGTCGAGATGCGGATAAAGCGATTTTCATAGACGCGATGGGCCACTTCCAGCACTTGGTGAATACGCTGGCCGTTCAGGGCGCTGATGAAAATCACAGGGGCATAAGGGACGAAGTGCAGCCGCTCGCGGATGGAGTTCATGTAATCGTTCATGGTATGTGCGTCTTTTTCGACGGCATCCCACTTGTTGACCACAATCACGAGGCTCTTGTATTCTTCGATCACATAACCCGCGATGTGCTCGTCCTGCTCTGTCACGCCCATTTCACCATCCAATACCAGGATAGCCACCTGCGCGCGTTCTATCGCCTGGAAAGCCCGCACCACGCTGAACTTTTCAACACCGGGTTCAATGCGGCCACGGCGACGCATCCCAGCTGTATCAATAATGGTGACATCTTCACCATGCCAGCGAATCGTCGTATCAATGGCGTCGCGCGTGGTACCCGCAATCGGGCTGACAATCGCGCGTTCTTCACCAATGAGCTTATTCAGTAACGTGCTCTTACCTGCGTTCGGGCGGCCGACAATGGCGATATGCAGGTGATCATTTTCAACCTCGCCTTCATGCACCCAATCATCAGAGATACGGCGCAGCTCCTCCGTCACGACATCGAGCATATCCCCCACGCCCGCACCATGAATTGAACTAATCGGGATGACCTGACCAAGCCCCAATGCATAGAACTCGTAAGCATCGTTTTCATACTTTTTGTCATCAGCTTTATTGGCTGCGACAATAACGGGCTTATCTGTACGGCGCAAAATCTCCGCAATGGTCTCATCCGCAGCCGTCATACCGGAGAGGATATCCACGACCATGATGATAATATCAGCCTCTTGCACAGCAGCCAGAGCCTGGGATTCTATCTGCGGGACAAAGTCGATGCTGCCTTCCGCCAGGGGATTTTCATCACGCGTCCCCTTCGCCTGATACACTTCAATACCGCCCGTATCAATGACGTGGAACGTGATGCCATTCCAGAACGACTGCCCTTGCAGGCGGTCGCGCGTCGTACCAGGAATATCGTGGATGACGGCCATGCGCTCACCCACCAACCGGTTAAATAGCGAACTCTTGCCAACATTCGGGCGCCCAACAAGCGCCACGATGGGTTTTCTTGCCATATTCGTTGTCTCTCAAATCTGCTTGAAGCTCTATTATACAGATAGTGAACGCCGCAAATAAGGGCTTTCAACCAGCGAGAGGCCCCTCATGGCCGAGTTACCCCCGCTAACCGTCCTCTGTGGGGGTTGGGCTGGCTGTTGCTTCGGCGTCGATGTCTACCTCATCGGCGGGCGTCGCGTCCGCAGTGATGACAATATCGAGCGTTTCTGGCAGCGGGATAATACTCTCTACGTCGGCTTGCCCTCGCGTCAGGTTAACAGCTGGGCGCACATCGTGCGGCCCCGGCTGCAAGCCGCTGAGATCCACCACCGCATGAACATCCTCATTAGTCAGGCTATCCAGCAGGATACGCGGCCCATTGATGACGACCGAAATTGTATCCGTCGACGACTCAGACGAGAGGCCCTGCCCCAGGCCAAGGAAATCAACCGGGATGCCATCCAGTTGCAAGACGCCCATTTGCGCCTCAATGCCAACGTAGACCGTCACTGTACGATCATTCGATGGCAGCACAATCACATCATTGCGTAAGTTCAGCGGCACTTCGATCTCGAAGTTACCCGTACGACCTGCCAGGCTGATAGCATCCGTAAAGACGGTGTCGCCCAATGCTTCCAGGGCGGTGCTCGTCCCACGGACGAAGATTTCCGTCGGTTCGCTGCGTAGCGTCGTCAGAGTGTAGCCTTCTTCGCTTGTTTCGAGCTGTAAACTGGGCTGGACTGTCAGCCGTTCCACATCATCACGGCGATACAAATTCACATCGACAGTGGCTGTAGCCGGGTCCAACGTCACACCATCAACACGACGGCCATTTTCATCACGCGGGATGAGTGTCACAAGCGTTTCTATCGGCGAACGAGCTTCGCTCAAATCCACTTCGCCATAAACATCGACCACGCTGCGAACATCACTGCTGGCGCCGCTAACGGTGACATCAAGCGGGCTAATTTCCGGGTCCTCAGCGGTAATATCGACTGGTGGATCTGTTGTTTCGATGATAACGGGCTTCTGGCCGGATTCCACCAATTCCAACTCAACAGTAATCTGCGTTGGCCGCGTATCATCCACGCTAACGGCCCGGTTGACATCTGCGCGTAAGGGAACGGTATAAACCCCAGGTCCCAGGTCCATCAAATCAGCCCGAATGACAATATCCTCACGACGCAGCCGATTCATCACGGATTCCTGCGCGGTGATGATGATACTGGCATCCGTAGAGGGTGTATTCGTAATCACAAGGCCATCTGCTCTGTCGATGATGACCGGAATCGCCGTAAAGGTACGTGTGACGAAAGGATCAGCCTGTAACGTCGCCACATACCAGACGAAAAACGCCAATACCAGCGCGCCTGCAAACCAGGTCACGTTCTCTGTAAACTTGCGCTGCCAATTTTTCATACTAGGTACGGCTTTCCTGTAGCTGCTGGGAAAGGGATGCCCAACGTTCTGCTAACCAGCCGCGCAACGTGGTGCGCTGTGGCTCGTTGCTCCCATAGAGCGCACCCAGCACCGTCCGCAAACGTTCAGGGTCCAGGCGGGGGATCATACGACCATTATTCATAATGGCGATGCGGCCCGTCTCTTCTGAGACAACGACACAAACTGCATCGCTAGATTCCGACATACCTAATGCCGCACGATGCCGCATCCCCATCTTAGGATGGGGCAGATTACGACTGGCCGTCAGGGGCAGCACAGCCGCCGCAGAAGCAATACGACCATCATAGCCAACAATCACAGCACCATCGTGCAGCTCCGTCTTAGGCCAGAAGATCGTCAGCAGCAAATCCGCTTTAACCTTACTATCAATCTGGGTCCCTGTGCGGATGTAATCATCTAATTGAGTGTTCTTTTGCAGGACGATGAGCGCGCCATGCCGCCGTTCAGAAAGCTTTTCGGAAGCGCGGACGATCTCCGCGATAATTTCATCTCGCCCACTTACCGGCGATGATCGTCGTAATAACCGGCTGCCCCGCCCTAATTGTTCCAGGCCACGACGCAACTCCGGCTGGAAGATCACCGGAATGGCAACAGCAAAGACAGCCAGGCCGTTGGTCAACAACCATGTTAAAGCTTGTAGCTGGAAGATGCCTGCAACAAGAATCAAGACGATGACCACTGTCATGACACCGCGCAGTAGTACGACCGCCTGCGTCCCTCTGAACAGGAAGCTAGCACCGTAAAACAGCAGCGTAACAAAGAAAATGTCAAGCAGATCAGTTGGGGTGAGTGTGTTGATAATGGCGATTAATTGATCCAACGCGGTTTACCAATAATTTCAAATGATTGACAGAGCAGACATCACATACGTTCTTGTTACATGTCTACCCAGTATAACCCAAATCAGCCTCAAAAGAGGCTGATTTCATCATGAGATTTCATTTCAAAGGTAAACCGTTGAGTTCGCTAACCGTTGAGCTGGGATAAAAGGCGCTTATAGTCCTCAATACGATCTGGCTTGAGGCCAATAATCTGCCGGATCGTCTTGGCAGCGTCGCGCGTCAGCCCAGCATCAAGCTGTAGCTCACCCAGGGCATCAAGCTGTTCAATAGCTTTCTGGTTTTGGCCCACTCTGCGGTAGATAGACGCCAGACGCGCACGCAAAGCTGTATCCTGCCCATTGCTGCGCACTAGCCCTTCCAGCAGGGTAGTGATTTCTTTGATCTTACGCTGGCGTGCATACACGCTCAGGAGGATATCCAGCCGCTTTACAGCTTCCACATTGTTACCTTGTGCGTAGTAAATATCGATGATCGAGCGCAGGGCCTTTTCATTCTGTGGCTGGATTTCCAGGATTTCTTCATAGACGCGCTGAGCCTGACGTGTGTTCAGGCGCATCTGGCTGATGTCAGCGATATATTGCTTGATCTGGACCAAGCGCTCAACCGGAGCTTCAATGCGCCGCGCAAGGCGTTCACTGGCGACATAAGTCTGGTTCGCCCGGTCAAAGTCACCCAATTGCTGGTACGTCTCTGCCAGTGCAATGTACTGGTCGAGTGCTTCGTTCGAGCGGCCCTGGCTTTCCAGCAGCTCAATGAGGTTCATACGCACATCCACATCGAGCGGGGCCATTTCCAGGACCATGCCCAGGATTGATGCTGCACGATCATGCTCTTCTCGGACGAGATAAGCACGAGCAACCGTGTTGTACTTATTGATGGCCTGCCGAATGCGGCCTTCTTTCATCATGACTTCTGCCATGCGCACATGCACAGGCAAGTAGAAAGGCGATTTTTCAATGGTCGCCTGGGCTTCGTCAATTGCCAGGGTATACAAGCCCTGCCGGATATAACGGTCAATTGTCGAGACAGCTTCAGCAAGGCGATGCCCGCCCTTAGCAACCAGAATATCGACCATGCCTTCTGTGCCTTCATCACGCAGGGTCTCATCCAGGTGCCGCCGTGTATCGACAACACGCTGCTTCCAATCCGTGCCCGTGAGCAAGCTCAACAGTCGTTCATTGACGATGGAGAGCGCCTCTGTAGAACGTCCCTTAAGCGTGTTATTCAAGCTATCATAGACGTTGGTCAGGTCTTTAACCTCAGCCGTACCGACCGCCAAGGCCGTGTCAACTGTGCGCAAGCTTTCAATCAGGTAACGTGCCGCCTGCTGATGGTTCCCCAGGGAGTAATGCGCCTTGCCCATACCATGCAGCGCACCTGCCTTCAGCCTAGACGTCGCGACGGCTTCACCCAGGTGATGGAGGGCATTCTTAGCATCATCCATCAACGTATATAGGCCACCAAGATTCATCTGGAGTGCTGGATGGTCCAACCCTTCAGATAAAGCTTCTTCATAGGCCTCAATGGCCTGTGGGTTCTCACCCTGGCGCTGGCGTTCCATCGCTTGCAATGCCGGCCCTACAAAGCCGGAAAGCCCGCTCTCGACGACATAATCGGCCAGCATTTTCAGCGCCTCGTCAAGTGCCTCGCCAAGAGGGCCTAACGGATTGGCGTGCGAAATATCTTCCTCATCTTCGAAGTCGAGCGTGAGATCGGAGAGATTGCCTGTGTCATTGATGATCTGTGGTGCCTGCCGCTGGGTAATCTCGTCTGGTAAAATGACTTCACTGCCAGAACGCAATGCACGCAATGTATTCAGCGCCTGTGAATTGTTGCGATCCAGCCGCAAGGCGCGTTCAACTGCACGAATCGCCTTATCTGTATCGCTGAGGCGTTGAAAGTTAAAAGCTAACGTCAGATACTCGCGCATCGCACGCTTTTTATCGCCAATGCGCTCATAAGCTTGTGCAAGGCGTGCATGCACACTTACGAGGCCAGGCGTCAACTGCGTCGCACGTTCCCAATTCGCAATGGCTTTATCGAGGTCGCGCAGTCCTAAGTAGACTTCAGAGACCTTGACGTACTGCTGAGCAGCCTCTCGGAGCTGCCCCATACGTTCAAGCACATCCGCACTACGTTCCAGAGGGAGCGGGTCATCCGGCGCAAGCTGATGCGCGCGTTTGTAGACCTTTAGCGCCTGAGGTAGCTGCCCATTACTCAGTAAAGCCAGCCCCAGGTTGATGTGCCCATCCGGGTTATCTGGCTGCTCCTGAACAGCATGGGTAAACGCATCAATCGCCATCGGCCAATTCTGGTCCCAGGCGGCGTTATTACCCTCATCCATGTAATACATGAAGCGATCATCCGACGGAGAGGCTTCTTCCTCAGACGAATCATCGTCATAATCCCCAAACAGATCATCCATTGATTCCGCAAAGGTCTCATCATCCATCATTGCGCCCTCAGCCAACGAGTCATCTGTTGTCGGGTTATCTGGTGTGGGGTTATCTGCCATACGCTAATCCAACCAGTTTTCAAATGTTTCATGCTTACTTTATGTACATCATAACGGAACGTGGTCGCCTGTACACAAAAATCCGGGCGTAAAATGCCGGATTCTATAATGAGCTGCGTCAACAACCTACCTGTTTCATTCTAAAATCCCACAAAGTACTATGACAGCAACTTCACCAGGATCGCCTTTTGGGCATGCAAGCGATTTTCCGCCTGTTGGAAGATCATCGACTGCGGGCCATCCGCCACTTCGTCAGTGATCTCATCACCACGATGAGCGGGCAAACAATGCAGAATAATGGCATCGGGGTCCGCCTGGGCCATCAAATCCTTATTGACCTGATAAGGCGCAAACGTTTCGCGACGTTCCGCTGTTTCTTCTTCCTGCCCCATGCTCACCCAGGTATCCGTATAGACCACATGTGCCCCCCGGACAGCCTGCTCAGCATGTGTCGACCACTCAACATCGACGCCACTACGAGCAGCCAGAGCAGCACCTTTTTCTCGTACACGTGCCGGTAGTTCATAACCTTCCGGAGTTGCAATCGCGAAATCCAGGCCGAAGTGCGTCGCCGCATAGAGCAGCGATGTCGCCACGTTATTGCCATCACCGATATAAGCGATCTTCAAGCCATTCAAGCGGCCAAAGCGCTCGTAAATGGTCAAAACATCAGCCATCGCCTGGCAAGGATGCGTATCATCGCTAAGACCATTGATAACGGGCACGCTGGCATACTTCGCAAGTTCTGTCACATGCTGATGTTCGAAGACGCGGGCCATAATCCCGTTGACGTAGCCTGAAAGCACTCGCGCCACATCCGCGATACTTTCGCGCTTGCCCAGGCCAATTTCCTGCGGGCCGAGCATGATGGCATCGCCACCGAGCTGCTTCATACCGACTTCGAACGAAACGCGGGTCCGTAAGGATGGCTTCTGGAAGACCATTCCCAGGATCTTATTCTGCAAGACAGGACGATTGCCACCGGATTGCAATTCAAGTTTAAGATGCACGGCGAGCTTTAATAGGTGTTCCAACTCTGCTGTCGAGACACTCGCCAGATCGAGAAAGTGTTTCATTGTGTTAGCGTAACCTTCTTTGGGGGCAAAGAATCATTAAGGATGCCCTAGACTACGTGAAGTATAGCATAGGGCACTGAGATTGAGAAACAACTGTAACGCCAATGGGCGGCAGCAGCAACAAGAAAAACCGTTTGCCGCTGCCCCCAGGCCATAAGCCTATGTTTACAAGGACTTTATTCTATCGCAGGCCAACATTCCGCAAATCACCTGATTGTAGCCTTCAAGGCATCATTAAGACGTAACGGCTAAAGGTCGGTCATATCCAGCCAATTGGGGCCACAACTGGCATTGGCTACGACGGGCACATCCAACGGATAAGCATTCTGCATCGTCTCAACGACGAGCTTTGTGGTCTCCTCAAGAGCATCTTCTTCGACTTCAAGCACCAGTTCATCATGCACCTGCAAAATCATCCGTGCGGGATAATCCCCTTCTTTTAGAGCAGCATGGAGCTTAATCATTGCCAGCTTTAGAATATCCGCCGCCGTGCCCTGGATAGGCATATTTATCGCCGCGCGTAACTCAGATTGAGCTTGCTGGCCGGAACTACCGGAGCCCAACTGTGGGAAGAAGCGTTTGCGACCGAGCAGCGTTTCTACATAGCCCTTTTCTCGTGCGGAGCGTTCTACATCTTCCATATAGCGTTTTACACCTGGGAATCGCTCAAAATAGGTGCGGATAAAAGCTTCTGCTTCCGCCAAAGTCAGGTTGCTATCCCGCGCCAGGCGGAAAGCCCCCATGCCGTACATCAGGCCAAAGTTCACGCGCTTGGCAAAGCTGCGCTGTTCGTAGGTCACATCTTCTGGCTCGATGCTGTTCACAGCTGCAGCCGTTGCCCGGTGAATATCCTGCCCTTCGCGGAAGGCTTCTTTAAGCCCCTCATCGCCGCTGACGTGGGCCATGACGCGCAGTTCAATCTGGCTGTAGTCCACTGCCAGCAAATGCATGCCTTCCGGCGCGATGAAAGACCGCCGCACTTCTCGGCCCAATTCTGTACGAATCGGGATGTTCTGTAAGTTCGGGTTACTGCTGCTAAAACGCCCGGTCGATGTGCCCGTCTGGTTGTAGTTGGTATGCACACGCCCGGTCTTAGGGTTAATCAGTTGCGGCAGCGCATCAACATACGTGCCCTTAAGCTTGGTCAGTTCGCGGTATTCAACGATGAGCGGCACAATAGCGTGCGCATCCATCAAGGCTTCCAGCGTCGTGATATTTGTAGAATAGCCCTGGCTGGTCTTACGAATGCCATCTGTTGGCAGCTTGAGCTTCTCAAAGAGCACTTCGTTGAGTTGTTTGGGGCTGCTAGGGTTGAAAGCATCGTTTTCAGCGTATCCACAAATTTGCGTTTGCAGGGCGTCAATTTTTTCTGCGAGGATGCCGCTCATCTCATTTAAAAACGGCGTATCCAACAGCGCCCCCGCCTGCTCCATATCCGCAATAACCGGAATTACGGGGATTTCTAAATCGT
The Phototrophicus methaneseepsis DNA segment above includes these coding regions:
- a CDS encoding response regulator, which produces MKRVLVVEDNEDNLTLMLDVLGSLELDVITATDGDQGVALAQQERPDLILMDLSLPRMDGWTATRIIKADETLRDIPVIALTAHAMVGDKERALQAGCDDYLPKPLNLKELAQKLSQYIG
- a CDS encoding YgiT-type zinc finger protein codes for the protein MTSPTQHKKQDWCPNCQIGQRRVRPVTLVAKVQGQLFQLPDVSLYSCDICGYEEITAEAGELIDYLSSIDGSVSSESTSGNEITQISPRSTFRRKDASAK
- the lepB gene encoding signal peptidase I, with protein sequence MAVMPEKEQNPSLSRNPLGYGPVETEYLPVPRLKPRLRTSGLLAEILRTVIFVVVVTVLFDMAIPRSLVEGRSMEPSFQNGDRLIVSRLNYLFDTPTYSDVIVFNSMRPSEVGIMLIKRVIGLPGDTVEIRDQQVYVNGQQLKESYTYEECGTFSCSDRTVTLGPDEYFVMGDNRNHSTDSRSFGPVTIDHIVGRVLFRYWPISEFGVIQHEDAFHSTQPVEVDES
- the lepB gene encoding signal peptidase I, encoding MNDADQQKAANDPENTNRVQRDAPSDADASYGTTDAEDATEQSVTPPVQEAVSARNDVIARDNEALADGEGPVTVIPVPAKPGPSPEASQEASQPSEPRRKPRLHVRGFLGETLRTVIFVIVVTVLFDLAIPRSLVEGRSMVPTFHDGDRLIVSRVHYLFDKPDHNDFIVFNSMSPNEPNTMIIKRVIGVPGDTIELRDQRVYLNGQEIEEDYINEACATYNCPDERVELGEDEYFVMGDNRNHSYDSRDYGAVTLDHIIGRVILRYWPLDALGLLE
- the lepB gene encoding signal peptidase I is translated as MVDYAPLPRPKLRAPAFLRELLDRVILILAIYALINMASVRYVVDGASMEPNFHNSEFLIVSRVNYLLGEPQLGDIVVFHFPDNTNEDYIKRVIGVPGDTVEIRDTQVYVNGQELYEPYINEPCSVGNCPDSIWQLAPDEFFMMGDNRNRSSDSRIFGPVNRQFIIGEVVFRYWPLEDLGLMHRYAYSD
- a CDS encoding adenylate/guanylate cyclase domain-containing protein; translated protein: MQVMQQEEIAVQEKILVVDDGQDMLDFVVEHVLQPAGYHYVLAHDGREGLKMAVQHQPDLILLDFHMPRMNGAQLLEQLNRNNIDIPVILMTSKGSEDIAIEVYRLGVKDYVRKPFYPEEMLEAIEYALAETRLRKEKEALTRRILRANQELQHRVQQLHTLYEVGKNVTSIIDMKDLLPRIVEAATRISHAEEGQLSLLIDGRLCCRAEVNQTMHHARSCDKVVNDSIARHVIQTQSALLLGPEQLRKQEAQPIAMAYAPLIMKGNVMGVLSVANYTASSREFNPGDRELLEALSDYAAVAIQNSRHYHELEASKQQVQATFERFVPPSVVQQALARPEGVELGGHRQEISVLFADIRGYTAWSENAAPEQVMETLNHYLNLAAGVVIGWNGTLDKFMGDGLMAIFNAPNAMENHVHYATEAALAMMHAAHEVNAQHGYKLSYSIGVNVGEAVVGYIGNKDAMNYTAIGDTVNLAKRLQEYAKPGQILIDESVAKRLGKLIKAKPLAKMRVKGRQQPTIAYELIDLRPMR
- the der gene encoding ribosome biogenesis GTPase Der, with product MARKPIVALVGRPNVGKSSLFNRLVGERMAVIHDIPGTTRDRLQGQSFWNGITFHVIDTGGIEVYQAKGTRDENPLAEGSIDFVPQIESQALAAVQEADIIIMVVDILSGMTAADETIAEILRRTDKPVIVAANKADDKKYENDAYEFYALGLGQVIPISSIHGAGVGDMLDVVTEELRRISDDWVHEGEVENDHLHIAIVGRPNAGKSTLLNKLIGEERAIVSPIAGTTRDAIDTTIRWHGEDVTIIDTAGMRRRGRIEPGVEKFSVVRAFQAIERAQVAILVLDGEMGVTEQDEHIAGYVIEEYKSLVIVVNKWDAVEKDAHTMNDYMNSIRERLHFVPYAPVIFISALNGQRIHQVLEVAHRVYENRFIRISTSELNQLVRDALERHAPPNRGVRRLKIFYATQVRTDPPLFLFHINDKRLLHFTYERYLENRIRESFSFEGTPIRLSFRERKNNEE